One window of the Rhipicephalus sanguineus isolate Rsan-2018 chromosome 4, BIME_Rsan_1.4, whole genome shotgun sequence genome contains the following:
- the LOC119390585 gene encoding sucrase-isomaltase, intestinal isoform X2, producing the protein MASSTFSYCPSRAAEAKKGLQDSSLELLASIPEESSLSRSSGHLHRSLRGPLLCALVSLLLSVTVLASCAVLVYVEVYYRSSFPLRVDCNLDPTTGGLADYGRCIRRGCKYVSTDSTMPACFFPEEYGYVTESEERHADGSGFTARLKRPDSPPLFGEEFNDVAVNVSFLTPSRLRVQMIPDGHSYQPIVFEEDKLQRCNENDTVYEVSQEQSGRLFGIVVRRKENGAVIFDTRLPGTVLSEQFLQVSTRLTTANIFGLGGLSPKETLKQDINWKTITFFNKRIHNRPSEYFGVHPFYMVVEEDGKANGIFLRNGNAMDVLLQPEKVITLRTTGGLLDFDIFLGDNPDDVLRQFTELVGRPAMPPLWALGHHVSVEADVEISQVWPLLQTLQQAGIEVAALHLNEGIANGKFATDDSSIVDEILRLRNDTQDAGIRYLLRAEIAFVDFTNPETEMKWTKTLRSLLENIGFDGLLLDMSEPTYPPELNRSGIKCPENKWNNPPYPVGFQHWGRAMFENSVCGDANQSTGTHYNLHNLYGYHHSKTTWKSLINLLKERGGQRPMILSRSTFSGSGSFGGHWFEEPECSWEGLRRTIVKAVEFSMFGMPLVGGYCHWSNKSEDVRLAWLKVSALLPLSIRRMSRAENLEEDEATSRLLNASGTVLATRKLLLPYIYTVFYEAHVMGGAVLRAPFYEFPTDPYAMNISYQFLWGSALLVSPRIQEDAPGVDAYFPAGQWCDFYTGESINLQRGGNVTLNSENAALHVRGGFIIPLLRPVDNQSSSVRKLELFVSPDENGEASGFLYWDDGITYYEDMTVAVATRLNFTLTKEQNVSKLSLSAVKKNSHKQEALMIDSVTFCNAAPPVSVLLDGKTSVNSTYNSNLKVLRVALLSMDDTNHVIAMNY; encoded by the exons ATGGCATCATCGACCTTCAGCTACTGCCCCAGTCGTGCTGCTGAggccaagaagggattgcaagaCAGTTCTCTCGAGTTGCTCGCCAGCATCCCCGAGGAGTCTTCCCTGTCACGCTCCTCCGGTCACCTGCACCGTTCGCTACGCGGGCCGCTGCTGTGCGCACTCGTGTCCCTCCTGCTTTCGGTCACGGTGCTGGCCAGCTGCGCTGTGCTAGTGTACGTCGAGGTCTACTACCGCTCGTCCTTCCCGCTTCGTGTTGACTGCAACCTGGACCCAACCACAGGTGGACTCGCTGACTATGGCCGATGCATACGCAGAGG GTGCAAGTACGTGTCAACGGACAGCACGATGCCTGCGTGTTTCTTCCCCGAAGAATACGGCTACGTCACGGAGAGCGAAGAACGCCACGCGGACGGTAGCGGATTCACGGCGCGTCTGAAGAGACCGGACTCACCGCCGTTGTTTGGCGAGGAATTCAACGACGTGGCCGTTAACGTTTCTTTCTTGACGCCTTCTAGGCTCCGCGTGCAA ATGATACCGGATGGTCACAGCTACCAGCCGATTGTATTCGAAGAAGATAAGTTACAACGCTGCAATGAAAACGATACGGTTTATGAAGTTTCACAAGAACAGTCTGGACGGTTATTCGGCATTGTGGTCAGGCGGAAAGAAAACGGTGCGGTGAT ATTTGACACGAGACTGCCAGGTACAGTGCTATCAGAGCAGTTTCTGCAGGTCTCTACTCGACTGACAACAGCGAATATATTCGGCCTCGGAGGCCTTTCCCCGAAGGAAACGCTCAAACAGGACATCAACTGGAAGACAATAACATTTTTCAACAAACGAATTCATAATAGACCG AGTGAGTATTTTGGTGTGCACCCTTTTTACATGGTGGTCGAGGAGGACGGGAAAGCGAATGGCATATTTTTGAGAAACGGAAACGCAATGG ATGTTTTGCTGCAGCCAGAGAAAGTGATCACGCTTAGGACAACTGGAGGCCTGCTTGACTTCGACATCTTTCTTGGCGACAATCCTGACGACGTTTTGCGCCAGTTCACAGAG CTAGTTGGAAGACCAGCAATGCCTCCTCTCTGGGCACTGGGGCATCACGTCAGTGTGGAGGCGGACGTCGAGATTTCACAAGTGTGGCCCCTACTGCAGACACTACAACAAGCCGGTATTGAAGTG GCAGCTTTGCATCTCAATGAGGGAATTGCAAACGGAAAATTTGCAACCGACGACTCCTCGATTGTTGACGAAATCTTGAGGCTCCGAAATGACACTCAGGATGCTGGCATAAGATATCTGCTCCGAGCA GAGATTGCGTTTGTAGATTTCACTAATCCGGAAACGGAGATGAAGTGGACAAAAACTTTGCGTTCGCTACTGGAGAATATTGGATTCGACGGGCTGCTACTG GACATGAGCGAGCCGACTTACCCTCCCGAGCTGAACCGATCGGGTATAAAGTGCCCAGAAAACAAGTGGAACAACCCCCCTTATCCCGTTG GCTTTCAGCACTGGGGTAGAGCAATGTTCGAGAACAGCGTGTGCGGCGATGCCAACCAGTCTACCGGCACCCACTACAACCTGCACAACCTCTACGGGTATCACCATTCGAAGACGACTTGGAA GAGCTTGATAAACCTCCTGAAGGAACGAGGAGGACAGAGGCCCATGATTCTGAGCCGCTCGACGTTCTCGGGTTCAGGATCCTTCGGCGGACACTGGTTCGAAGAGCCCGAGTGCAGCTGGGAAGGACTGCGTAGGACCATAGTCAAGGCGGTCGAGTTCTCCATGTTCGGAATGCCTCTG GTTGGCGGCTACTGCCATTGGTCTAACAAATCAGAAGATGTCCGTCTAGCGTGGCTTAAAGTGTCAGCGCTGCTTCCACTCTCTATCAGAAGAATGAGCCGAGCAGAGAACCTCGAG GAAGACGAAGCGACATCAAGGCTCCTGAATGCGTCGGGTACTGTCCTCGCTACCAGAAAGCTCTTGTTGCCCTACATCTACACGGTCTTCTACGAGGCTCACGTGATGGGTGGCGCCGTTCTGCGGGCACCATTTTACGA GTTTCCCACAGACCCTTACGCGATGAACATCAGCTATCAGTTCCTTTGGGGCTCTGCTCTACTCGTTTCCCCCAGGATACAAGAG GATGCTCCCGGAGTAGACGCCTACTTCCCAGCGGGCCAGTGGTGCGACTTCTACACG GGCGAATCCATCAATCTACAGCGTGGAGGCAACGTCACGCTTAACTCCGAGAACGCCGCCTTGCACGTCAGGGGCGGTTTCATAATTCCTTTGCTTCGACCCGTTGACAACCAGAGCAG TTCTGTAAGAAAACTGGAGCTGTTCGTCTCTCCTGACGAGAATGGCGAAGCATCGGGTTTCCTCTACTGGGACGACGGCATCACATACT acgaagaCATGACAGTCGCAGTCGCCACGCGCCTCAACTTCACTTTGACCAAG GAGCAAAATGTTTCCAAGTTGTCCTTATCAGCCGTGAAAAAGAACTCCCACAAACAAGAAGCACTGATGATAGACTCAGTGACCTTCTGTAATGCAGCTCCTCCGGTTTCAGTTTTGTTGGATGGAAAGACAAGCGTCAACTCAACGTACAACTCGAACCTCAAG GTTCTCAGGGTGGCACTTTTATCCATGGATGACACCAATCATGTAATTGCTATGAATTACTAG
- the LOC119390585 gene encoding sucrase-isomaltase, intestinal isoform X1: protein MASSTFSYCPSRAAEAKKGLQDSSLELLASIPEESSLSRSSGHLHRSLRGPLLCALVSLLLSVTVLASCAVLVYVEVYYRSSFPLRVDCNLDPTTGGLADYGRCIRRGCKYVSTDSTMPACFFPEEYGYVTESEERHADGSGFTARLKRPDSPPLFGEEFNDVAVNVSFLTPSRLRVQMIPDGHSYQPIVFEEDKLQRCNENDTVYEVSQEQSGRLFGIVVRRKENGAVIFDTRLPGTVLSEQFLQVSTRLTTANIFGLGGLSPKETLKQDINWKTITFFNKRIHNRPSEYFGVHPFYMVVEEDGKANGIFLRNGNAMDVLLQPEKVITLRTTGGLLDFDIFLGDNPDDVLRQFTELVGRPAMPPLWALGHHVSVEADVEISQVWPLLQTLQQAGIEVAALHLNEGIANGKFATDDSSIVDEILRLRNDTQDAGIRYLLRADPLLPSPGTHTIPLILSEGGRNASEIAFVDFTNPETEMKWTKTLRSLLENIGFDGLLLDMSEPTYPPELNRSGIKCPENKWNNPPYPVGFQHWGRAMFENSVCGDANQSTGTHYNLHNLYGYHHSKTTWKSLINLLKERGGQRPMILSRSTFSGSGSFGGHWFEEPECSWEGLRRTIVKAVEFSMFGMPLVGGYCHWSNKSEDVRLAWLKVSALLPLSIRRMSRAENLEEDEATSRLLNASGTVLATRKLLLPYIYTVFYEAHVMGGAVLRAPFYEFPTDPYAMNISYQFLWGSALLVSPRIQEDAPGVDAYFPAGQWCDFYTGESINLQRGGNVTLNSENAALHVRGGFIIPLLRPVDNQSSSVRKLELFVSPDENGEASGFLYWDDGITYYEDMTVAVATRLNFTLTKEQNVSKLSLSAVKKNSHKQEALMIDSVTFCNAAPPVSVLLDGKTSVNSTYNSNLKVLRVALLSMDDTNHVIAMNY from the exons ATGGCATCATCGACCTTCAGCTACTGCCCCAGTCGTGCTGCTGAggccaagaagggattgcaagaCAGTTCTCTCGAGTTGCTCGCCAGCATCCCCGAGGAGTCTTCCCTGTCACGCTCCTCCGGTCACCTGCACCGTTCGCTACGCGGGCCGCTGCTGTGCGCACTCGTGTCCCTCCTGCTTTCGGTCACGGTGCTGGCCAGCTGCGCTGTGCTAGTGTACGTCGAGGTCTACTACCGCTCGTCCTTCCCGCTTCGTGTTGACTGCAACCTGGACCCAACCACAGGTGGACTCGCTGACTATGGCCGATGCATACGCAGAGG GTGCAAGTACGTGTCAACGGACAGCACGATGCCTGCGTGTTTCTTCCCCGAAGAATACGGCTACGTCACGGAGAGCGAAGAACGCCACGCGGACGGTAGCGGATTCACGGCGCGTCTGAAGAGACCGGACTCACCGCCGTTGTTTGGCGAGGAATTCAACGACGTGGCCGTTAACGTTTCTTTCTTGACGCCTTCTAGGCTCCGCGTGCAA ATGATACCGGATGGTCACAGCTACCAGCCGATTGTATTCGAAGAAGATAAGTTACAACGCTGCAATGAAAACGATACGGTTTATGAAGTTTCACAAGAACAGTCTGGACGGTTATTCGGCATTGTGGTCAGGCGGAAAGAAAACGGTGCGGTGAT ATTTGACACGAGACTGCCAGGTACAGTGCTATCAGAGCAGTTTCTGCAGGTCTCTACTCGACTGACAACAGCGAATATATTCGGCCTCGGAGGCCTTTCCCCGAAGGAAACGCTCAAACAGGACATCAACTGGAAGACAATAACATTTTTCAACAAACGAATTCATAATAGACCG AGTGAGTATTTTGGTGTGCACCCTTTTTACATGGTGGTCGAGGAGGACGGGAAAGCGAATGGCATATTTTTGAGAAACGGAAACGCAATGG ATGTTTTGCTGCAGCCAGAGAAAGTGATCACGCTTAGGACAACTGGAGGCCTGCTTGACTTCGACATCTTTCTTGGCGACAATCCTGACGACGTTTTGCGCCAGTTCACAGAG CTAGTTGGAAGACCAGCAATGCCTCCTCTCTGGGCACTGGGGCATCACGTCAGTGTGGAGGCGGACGTCGAGATTTCACAAGTGTGGCCCCTACTGCAGACACTACAACAAGCCGGTATTGAAGTG GCAGCTTTGCATCTCAATGAGGGAATTGCAAACGGAAAATTTGCAACCGACGACTCCTCGATTGTTGACGAAATCTTGAGGCTCCGAAATGACACTCAGGATGCTGGCATAAGATATCTGCTCCGAGCA GATCCCCTCCTGCCCTCTCCAGGGACGCATACGATCCCACTAATACTGAGTGAAGGTGGCAGGAACGCCAGT GAGATTGCGTTTGTAGATTTCACTAATCCGGAAACGGAGATGAAGTGGACAAAAACTTTGCGTTCGCTACTGGAGAATATTGGATTCGACGGGCTGCTACTG GACATGAGCGAGCCGACTTACCCTCCCGAGCTGAACCGATCGGGTATAAAGTGCCCAGAAAACAAGTGGAACAACCCCCCTTATCCCGTTG GCTTTCAGCACTGGGGTAGAGCAATGTTCGAGAACAGCGTGTGCGGCGATGCCAACCAGTCTACCGGCACCCACTACAACCTGCACAACCTCTACGGGTATCACCATTCGAAGACGACTTGGAA GAGCTTGATAAACCTCCTGAAGGAACGAGGAGGACAGAGGCCCATGATTCTGAGCCGCTCGACGTTCTCGGGTTCAGGATCCTTCGGCGGACACTGGTTCGAAGAGCCCGAGTGCAGCTGGGAAGGACTGCGTAGGACCATAGTCAAGGCGGTCGAGTTCTCCATGTTCGGAATGCCTCTG GTTGGCGGCTACTGCCATTGGTCTAACAAATCAGAAGATGTCCGTCTAGCGTGGCTTAAAGTGTCAGCGCTGCTTCCACTCTCTATCAGAAGAATGAGCCGAGCAGAGAACCTCGAG GAAGACGAAGCGACATCAAGGCTCCTGAATGCGTCGGGTACTGTCCTCGCTACCAGAAAGCTCTTGTTGCCCTACATCTACACGGTCTTCTACGAGGCTCACGTGATGGGTGGCGCCGTTCTGCGGGCACCATTTTACGA GTTTCCCACAGACCCTTACGCGATGAACATCAGCTATCAGTTCCTTTGGGGCTCTGCTCTACTCGTTTCCCCCAGGATACAAGAG GATGCTCCCGGAGTAGACGCCTACTTCCCAGCGGGCCAGTGGTGCGACTTCTACACG GGCGAATCCATCAATCTACAGCGTGGAGGCAACGTCACGCTTAACTCCGAGAACGCCGCCTTGCACGTCAGGGGCGGTTTCATAATTCCTTTGCTTCGACCCGTTGACAACCAGAGCAG TTCTGTAAGAAAACTGGAGCTGTTCGTCTCTCCTGACGAGAATGGCGAAGCATCGGGTTTCCTCTACTGGGACGACGGCATCACATACT acgaagaCATGACAGTCGCAGTCGCCACGCGCCTCAACTTCACTTTGACCAAG GAGCAAAATGTTTCCAAGTTGTCCTTATCAGCCGTGAAAAAGAACTCCCACAAACAAGAAGCACTGATGATAGACTCAGTGACCTTCTGTAATGCAGCTCCTCCGGTTTCAGTTTTGTTGGATGGAAAGACAAGCGTCAACTCAACGTACAACTCGAACCTCAAG GTTCTCAGGGTGGCACTTTTATCCATGGATGACACCAATCATGTAATTGCTATGAATTACTAG